In Zingiber officinale cultivar Zhangliang chromosome 3B, Zo_v1.1, whole genome shotgun sequence, a single window of DNA contains:
- the LOC122055290 gene encoding uncharacterized protein LOC122055290: MATVAVASPFQLLLVSPPKFFSTHNLYLNGRRSAPLSSPPLSPRRRRPGGGDWFQSSRFGRIAAVAEEAPPPAADAAIEKAQQMIPAAAAEDSAASAIISILLFVAFVVLSVLTIGVIYLAVQDFLQKREKDKFEKEEEEEKKKKGGKKAKVKARPGPRGFGQKVEEDED; the protein is encoded by the exons ATGGCAACCGTAGCAGTCGCATCTCCGTTCCAGCTCCTCCTCGTCTCGCCTCCCAAATTCTTCTCCACCCACAATCTCTACCTCAATGGAAGGAGAAGCGCTCcactctcctctcctcctctatcTCCGAGGAGGAGAAGACCTGGGGGCGGCGATTGGTTCCAAAGCTCTCGATTTGGGCGGATTGCAGCCGTCGCGGAAGAAGCTCCGCCGCCAGCTGCGGACGCAGCAATCGAGAAGGCTCAGCAGATGATCCCTGCCGCCGCCGCCGAGGACAGCGCTGCATCCGCCATCATCTCTATTCTCCTCTTCGTCGCCTTCGTCGTTCTCTCCGTTCTCACCATTGGG GTGATCTACCTGGCGGTGCAAGATTTCCTGCAGAAGAGAGAAAAGGACAAGTttgagaaggaagaggaggaggagaagaagaagaagggaggtAAGAAGGCAAAGGTGAAGGCAAGGCCTGGCCCAAGAGGCTTCGGCCAGAAggttgaagaagatgaagactaG
- the LOC122055289 gene encoding glucose-induced degradation protein 4 homolog isoform X1 produces the protein MPVRVESSTPSQDLGQDSSAGHPPPPSCSLLSAGRAFSGTQNVSSLQKDEAWKVNVRIQGIDNDHGYLCGTMEALNVPLADTPVVTFWEGELVDGRNYTFFTGKWEATPEDDIRHWLKFQSFTPLLSQVEADGGKNLDLSNYPYIFMRWKEQYFVNVGIDCGLTIAGFYYVCFSCSDGSINGFYYDPNSSPYQKLELKCIPGGTAGFTFSSYQLS, from the exons ATGCCGGTTAGAGTGGAGAGCTCGACGCCTTCTCAAGATTTGG GACAAGATTCAAGTGCTGGACATCCTCCGCCTCCTTCTTGTAGTCTTCTGAGTGCTGGGAGG GCTTTTTCTGGTACCCAAAACGTTTCAAGCTTGCAAAAAGATGAAGCATGGAAGGTTAATGTGAGAATCCAAGGAATTGATAACGATCATGGTTATTTATGTGGCACAATGGAAGCACTAAACGTCCCCTTAGCAGATACCCCT GTAGTTACTTTCTGGGAGGGAGAACTTGTTGATGGAAGGAATTACACCTTTTTCACCGGAAAGTGGGAAGCAAC GCCAGAGGATGATATTAGACATTGGTTGAAATTTCAATCTTTTACTCCCCTATTG AGTCAGGTTGAGGCTGATGGAGGCAAAAATTTGGACCTGAGTAATTATCCATACATATTTATG AGATGGAAAGAGCAGTACTTTGTAAATGTTGGAATAGACTGCGGCCTGACCATCGCCGGCTTCTACTATGTTTGCTTTTCGTGTAGTGACGGTTCTATTAATGGTTTCTATTATGACCCAAATAGCAG CCCTTATCAGAAGCTCGAGCTGAAATGCATCCCGGGAGGTACTGCAGGTTTTACCTTCTCTTCGTATCAATTGAGTTAG
- the LOC122055288 gene encoding lectin-like, with product MPPRLRIFAMLLSPPVSFFLLAVFLLLAASLSCGSCDEAGLGFRFSFDGSVKDRSFGAEFDLYGDAEVSGSAVRITRPANASSGRMAYRKPIRFFGTKLGFSSSFSFSISPAAAGFAFFLSPASALLERGNGYLAESSTSLMAVRFATAKTGNLSGSLIEITVSGEVLAKSSNLSVNGSVPYLNRGEKLHSLIDFDGDSKIIQVKLWRDKDSTPMNSPTSYAVDLSSNFLRREAVLVSLTSWSRNSTQGSSIYSWNFTARHGAPYLMHSEPLDPNSFLVRPTQNPPVHPRRAYPWGMFIAMVFAAACGAMLAFFLMFVWAGLGWRWPVSPVEFSVGVDYGTAEGTGEKDLKSGNKD from the coding sequence ATGCCTCCGCGCCTCCGGATCTTTGCGATGCTGCTGTCTCCTCcggtttccttcttcctcctcgctgTCTTTCTCCTCCTCGCCGCCTCTTTGTCCTGTGGGAGCTGTGATGAGGCCGGACTCGGTTTCCGCTTCTCTTTCGACGGATCGGTGAAAGATCGGAGCTTTGGGGCGGAGTTTGATCTCTACGGAGACGCGGAGGTGAGTGGTTCGGCGGTCAGGATCACGCGTCCGGCAAATGCGAGCTCGGGGCGGATGGCGTACCGGAAACCGATCAGATTCTTCGGCACCAAACTagggttttcttcttccttctctttctctatCTCTCCCGCCGCCGCCGGCTTCGCTTTCTTCTTGTCCCCAGCTAGTGCTCTTCTTGAAAGGGGGAACGGCTATCTTGCTGAATCCTCGACCAGTCTCATGGCAGTGCGCTTCGCGACGGCAAAAACTGGTAATCTAAGTGGAAGTCTCATCGAGATCACTGTCTCCGGCGAGGTTTTAGCTAAAAGCAGCAATCTTTCCGTCAATGGCTCTGTGCCCTATCTTAACAGAGGAGAAAAGTTGCATTCTTTGATTGATTTCGACGGAGACTCAAAGATAATTCAGGTGAAACTTTGGCGAGACAAAGATTCAACGCCGATGAACTCGCCGACTTCTTACGCCGTTGATTTGTCGTCCAACTTCTTGCGGCGAGAGGCAGTTTTGGTGTCTTTAACCTCCTGGAGTCGCAATTCCACGCAGGGCAGCAGCATCTACTCCTGGAATTTCACGGCGAGGCATGGAGCTCCATATCTGATGCATTCAGAGCCCCTGGATCCCAATTCATTCCTAGTACGGCCAACTCAGAATCCTCCGGTGCATCCGAGGAGAGCTTATCCCTGGGGAATGTTCATCGCCATGGTGTTCGCTGCCGCATGCGGAGCCATGTTGGCGTTCTTCCTCATGTTCGTGTGGGCGGGGCTCGGTTGGCGGTGGCCGGTGTCTCCTGTAGAATTCTCGGTGGGGGTCGACTACGGAACGGCCGAAGGAACCGGAGAGAAGGACCTCAAGAGTGGTAATAAGGATTAG
- the LOC122055293 gene encoding probable anion transporter 6, translating into MELLKKMRFPMRYSIILLTFICTSVCYLERIGFSIAYTAAANRIGVNQSSKGLILSVFYYGYVVSQVPGGLAAQYVGGRRVLLFSFLLWSLTCAFAPLDASKVNMMVVARFLVGVAQGFIFPSIHTILAQWVPPHERSRSVSLTTSGMYLGAAGGMLVLPSLVKYKGPQSVFTVESALGLMWSFLWFRFSSDPVRSEHPKAATAGFGEPNLPVSREKKIPSSGNLRRFTKIPWKKIIFNLPIWAIVVNNFTFHYALYVLMNWLPTYFELGLQLSLQDMGSSKMIPYFNMFMFSNIGGILADHLITRRFLSVTKTRKLLNTIGFVIAALALMAIPLFRNPSWTVICSSISLGFLALGRAGFAVNHMDVAPRYAGIVMGVSNTAGTLAGIVGVGLTGRILEAAKSADMDLTSIECWKNVFLIPAYLCIFSSFFFLLFATGEKIFE; encoded by the coding sequence ATGGAACTGTTGAAGAAGATGAGATTTCCAATGCGGTACAGTATCATTTTATTAACCTTTATCTGCACAAGTGTGTGCTATCTAGAGCGAATAGGATTCTCAATTGCGTACACAGCGGCTGCAAATCGCATTGGTGTGAATCAATCAAGCAAGGGTCTAATACTTTCGGTATTCTACTATGGATATGTTGTGTCACAAGTGCCTGGGGGATTGGCTGCACAATATGTTGGAGGACGACGAGTTCTGCTGTTTTCGTTTTTGCTGTGGTCGCTAACATGTGCATTTGCTCCACTAGATGCCAGCAAAGTGAATATGATGGTTGTTGCCCGCTTCCTTGTAGGTGTGGCACAAGGCTTTATATTCCCCTCCATTCACACAATTCTAGCACAATGGGTCCCTCCCCATGAGCGCTCGCGTTCTGTTTCTCTTACGACATCCGGGATGTACCTAGGAGCAGCTGGTGGCATGCTTGTGTTGCCAAGTCTGGTAAAATACAAGGGACCTCAGTCAGTTTTCACGGTTGAATCAGCTCTGGGTCTCATGTGGTCATTTCTCTGGTTTAGGTTTTCTAGTGATCCAGTTCGTTCCGAACATCCCAAAGCTGCTACTGCAGGTTTCGGAGAGCCCAACTTGCCTGtttcaagagaaaagaaaatccCAAGTTCTGGAAACCTGAGGCGCTTCACTAAAATTCCTTGGAAGAAGATAATTTTCAACTTACCGATTTGGGCAATCGTGGTAAACAACTTCACCTTTCACTACGCACTGTACGTACTAATGAACTGGTTGCCAACGTACTTTGAACTCGGCCTTCAGCTCAGTCTTCAGGACATGGGATCTTCTAAGATGATTCCTTACTTCAACATGTTCATGTTCTCAAACATAGGAGGGATTTTAGCTGATCACTTAATCACAAGACGGTTCTTATCAGTGACCAAGACTCGGAAGCTTCTCAACACCATCGGCTTTGTCATCGCAGCTCTTGCTCTAATGGCCATTCCACTATTCAGGAATCCCTCCTGGACTGTCATATGCTCTTCGATTTCTCTTGGATTCTTAGCACTCGGAAGAGCCGGGTTCGCTGTAAATCACATGGACGTGGCTCCGCGATATGCAGGAATTGTTATGGGAGTTTCTAATACTGCTGGGACCTTAGCTGGTATCGTCGGCGTCGGGCTCACCGGAAGGATCTTGGAGGCCGCAAAGTCAGCTGATATGGATCTTACAAGCATAGAATGTTGGAAAAATGTCTTCTTGATCCCAGCCTATCTCTGCATatttagttctttcttttttttactaTTTGCAACAGGTGAAAAGATTTTTGAGTAA
- the LOC122055292 gene encoding uncharacterized protein C24B11.05-like isoform X2, which translates to MESKEMCTKANIGYDCLLFDLDDTLYPLSSGIAAECRKNILEYMLEKLGIEESNLLELCTVLYKHYGTTMAGLKAIGYNFDYDDFHSFVHGRLPYETLKPDPVINQLLLSLPVRKVIFTNSDQAHAAKVLKKLDLEDCFDTVICFETLNPPSSSSREDNSANIFDIISYLSKPDPNVDLPKTPILCKPSIEAMEHALRIANIDPQRTYSEHSVGKRDWIAYCFGWYY; encoded by the exons ATGGAATCGAAGGAGATGTGCACGAAAGCTAATATCGGATATGATTGCCTTTTGTTCG atcttGATGACACCCTCTATCCGTTGAGTTCCGGAATTGCCGCCGAGTGCCGCAAGAATATTTTAG AATATATGCTTGAAAAATTAGGGATTGAAGAAAGCAATTTACTAGAGTTGTGTACTGTTCTGTATAAGCACTATGGAACGACAATGGCTGGCTTAAAG GCCATTGGCTATAACTTCGATTATGATGATTTCCATAG CTTTGTCCATGGAAGATTACCATATGAAACATTAAAGCCAGATCCTGTTATAAATCAACTCTTGCTGAGTCTTCCAGTTCGAAAAGTT ATATTCACTAATAGTGATCAAGCTCATGCGGCTAAAGTGCTTAAGAAGCTGGATCTGGAAGATTGTTTTGATACTGTTATTTGCTTTGAGACACTAAACCCACCATCCTCTTCATCTAGAGAAGATAATTCAGCCAACATCTTTGACATAATTAGCTACTTATCGAAACCTGATCCAAATGTTGATCTACCAAAGACACCAATATTGTGTAAACCATCCATTGAAGCCATGGAGCATGCTCTCAGGATTGCAAACATTGATCCCCAGAGAACT TATTCGGAACATTCAGTCGGGAAAAGAGATTGGATTGCATACTGTTTTG GTTGGTACTACTGA
- the LOC122055287 gene encoding uncharacterized protein LOC122055287 yields MSVQVAGTWSASTTPSQAAVFAAVVSTVGSGKRKGVVGCTFLGAGESARLLRTRSMEVGGGRGRQPLGHGFLRRRAFGARTECFPSGGADDGRAEEDNVEEFVQRLEESILELQQQQGNGGDASLFSASFCLNTSSPPSLSKQEPSTEPPWVPVRPEPPDWPGQIVPASVEKNANSVELPLSLRIIKRKKRWEDGGWLREAGESAYCSVKRAFSSMVFIIRELQSYTLQMREELFCEDFQGIVARVHQEMNSSFVWLFQQIFSCTPTLMVSVMLLLANFTVYSMGHLDAPAMAAPNPPTQLEKVVMEHRRHIHPDQSSIKTTSIGRTASVGGNGGGGGKKAGPVAGATGDGRSDEGSVAYGSVFPDGISTAPGTVTTEEGAMAVEHEEARVWKGMLEEVSKMQGSTRDDALMDEETLRRLLSPVAVDLEADDYADYLRTELTYQNALSQDPENALLLANFAQFLYLVLRDHNRAEYYFKKAVGTKPDDAEALSRYASFLWVARKDLAAAEEKFLEAVAADPGNPAYAAAYAHFLWNTGGDDTCYPLEAGEAAA; encoded by the exons ATGAGTGTTCAGGTCGCTGGGACGTGGTCCGCCTCCACGACGCCGTCGCAGGCCGCCGTCTTCGCTGCCGTTGTCTCCACCGTTGGGTCCGGCAAGCGGAAGGGCGTCGTGGGCTGCACGTTCCTTGGGGCTGGCGAATCGGCCAGGCTGCTGCGGACTCGGTCGATGGAGGTTGGGGGAGGCAGAGGAAGGCAGCCGCTTGGACATGGCTTTTTACGCCGCCGCGCCTTCGGCGCCAGGACCGAGTGCTTCCCTTCTGGCGGCGCCGATGATGGTCGGGCGGAGGAGGATAATGTGGAGGAGTTTGTTCAGAGGTTGGAGGAATCGATTCTCGAGCTTCAGCAGCAACAAGGAAATGGAGGAGACGCATCCCTGTTCTCTGCTTCCTTTTGCCTCAACACGAGCTCGCCGCCGTCGTTGAGCAAGCAAGAGCCTTCAACGGAGCCCCCGTGGGTGCCGGTGAGGCCGGAGCCTCCGGACTGGCCCGGCCAGATCGTGCCGGCGAGCGTGGAGAAGAACGCGAACAGCGTGGAGCTACCCCTGTCGCTGCGGATCATAAAGCGGAAGAAGAGGTGGGAGGACGGCGGGTGGCTCCGGGAGGCCGGGGAGTCGGCCTACTGTTCCGTGAAGCGGGCCTTCTCCTCCATGGTCTTCATTATCCGCGAGCTCCAGAGCTACACGCTCCAAATGCGGGAGGAACTCTTCTGCGAGGACTTCCAGGGGATCGTCGCGCGGGTTCACCAGGAGATGAATTCCTCCTTCGTCTGGCTCTTCCAGCAGATCTTCTCCTGCACGCCCACCCTCATGGTCTCCGTCATGCTCCTCCTTGCCAACTTCACCGTCTACTCCATGGGTCACCTCGACGCCCCTGCCATGGCGGCGCCCAATCCGCCGACCCAATTGGAGAAAGTGGTGATGGAGCACCGTCGCCATATCCATCCCGATCAATCGTCCATCAAGACCACTTCGATTGGCAGGACCGCCTCCGTGGGAGGGAACGGCGGAGGCGGAGGTAAAAAGGCGGGGCCTGTGGCGGGGGCCACCGGGGACGGGCGATCGGATGAGGGATCCGTCGCATACGGTTCCGTTTTCCCCGACGGGATCTCAACAGCCCCGGGGACCGTAACCACCGAGGAGGGAGCGATGGCGGTGGAGCATGAGGAAGCTAGGGTTTGGAAAGGGATGCTGGAGGAGGTATCGAAGATGCAAGGAAGCACAAGGGACGATGCCCTGATGGACGAGGAGACGCTCCGGCGGCTCCTCTCGCCCGTGGCAGTAGACCTCGAGGCCGATGACTACGCCGACTACTTGCGCACGGAGTTGACGTACCAGAACGCGCTGTCTCAGGACCCGGAGAACGCCCTTCTGCTCGCAAACTTCGCCCAATTCCTCTACCTCGTCCTCCGCGACCATAACAG GGCGGAGTACTACTTCAAAAAGGCGGTGGGGACGAAGCCGGATGACGCGGAGGCGTTGAGTCGATACGCGAGCTTCCTGTGGGTGGCAAGGAAGGACCTAGCGGCGGCggaggagaaattcctagaagcCGTCGCGGCGGATCCTGGCAACCCCGCCTACGCAGCCGCCTACGCCCATTTCTTGTGGAACACCGGCGGCGACGATACCTGCTATCCGCTGGAAGCCGGAGAGGCCGCCGCCTGA
- the LOC122055289 gene encoding glucose-induced degradation protein 4 homolog isoform X2 encodes MPVRVESSTPSQDLGQDSSAGHPPPPSCSLLSAGRAFSGTQNVSSLQKDEAWKVNVRIQGIDNDHGYLCGTMEALNVPLADTPVVTFWEGELVDGRNYTFFTGKWEATPEDDIRHWLKFQSFTPLLSQVEADGGKNLDLSNYPYIFMPLSEARAEMHPGRYCRFYLLFVSIELGAIF; translated from the exons ATGCCGGTTAGAGTGGAGAGCTCGACGCCTTCTCAAGATTTGG GACAAGATTCAAGTGCTGGACATCCTCCGCCTCCTTCTTGTAGTCTTCTGAGTGCTGGGAGG GCTTTTTCTGGTACCCAAAACGTTTCAAGCTTGCAAAAAGATGAAGCATGGAAGGTTAATGTGAGAATCCAAGGAATTGATAACGATCATGGTTATTTATGTGGCACAATGGAAGCACTAAACGTCCCCTTAGCAGATACCCCT GTAGTTACTTTCTGGGAGGGAGAACTTGTTGATGGAAGGAATTACACCTTTTTCACCGGAAAGTGGGAAGCAAC GCCAGAGGATGATATTAGACATTGGTTGAAATTTCAATCTTTTACTCCCCTATTG AGTCAGGTTGAGGCTGATGGAGGCAAAAATTTGGACCTGAGTAATTATCCATACATATTTATG CCCTTATCAGAAGCTCGAGCTGAAATGCATCCCGGGAGGTACTGCAGGTTTTACCTTCTCTTCGTATCAATTGAGTTAGGTGCCATATTTTAG
- the LOC122055292 gene encoding uncharacterized protein C24B11.05-like isoform X1 yields the protein MESKEMCTKANIGYDCLLFDLDDTLYPLSSGIAAECRKNILEYMLEKLGIEESNLLELCTVLYKHYGTTMAGLKAIGYNFDYDDFHSFVHGRLPYETLKPDPVINQLLLSLPVRKVIFTNSDQAHAAKVLKKLDLEDCFDTVICFETLNPPSSSSREDNSANIFDIISYLSKPDPNVDLPKTPILCKPSIEAMEHALRIANIDPQRTIFFDDSIRNIQSGKEIGLHTVLVGTTERINGADHALESLHDMKEALSELWEEAEKSEDDKPSTKIPIETTVVA from the exons ATGGAATCGAAGGAGATGTGCACGAAAGCTAATATCGGATATGATTGCCTTTTGTTCG atcttGATGACACCCTCTATCCGTTGAGTTCCGGAATTGCCGCCGAGTGCCGCAAGAATATTTTAG AATATATGCTTGAAAAATTAGGGATTGAAGAAAGCAATTTACTAGAGTTGTGTACTGTTCTGTATAAGCACTATGGAACGACAATGGCTGGCTTAAAG GCCATTGGCTATAACTTCGATTATGATGATTTCCATAG CTTTGTCCATGGAAGATTACCATATGAAACATTAAAGCCAGATCCTGTTATAAATCAACTCTTGCTGAGTCTTCCAGTTCGAAAAGTT ATATTCACTAATAGTGATCAAGCTCATGCGGCTAAAGTGCTTAAGAAGCTGGATCTGGAAGATTGTTTTGATACTGTTATTTGCTTTGAGACACTAAACCCACCATCCTCTTCATCTAGAGAAGATAATTCAGCCAACATCTTTGACATAATTAGCTACTTATCGAAACCTGATCCAAATGTTGATCTACCAAAGACACCAATATTGTGTAAACCATCCATTGAAGCCATGGAGCATGCTCTCAGGATTGCAAACATTGATCCCCAGAGAACT ATTTTTTTCGACGATAGTATTCGGAACATTCAGTCGGGAAAAGAGATTGGATTGCATACTGTTTTG GTTGGTACTACTGAAAGAATCAACGGCGCAGACCATGCTTTGGAAAGCCTCCATGACATGAAGGAAGCATTGTCTGAGCTCTGGGAGGAAGCTGAGAAATCAGAGGATGATAAACCCTCGACCAAGATTCCAATTGAGACCACTGTTGTTGCTTAG
- the LOC122055291 gene encoding receptor-like cytoplasmic kinase 176 yields the protein MGNCLGTKVKAESPSPAAFSSGGESQYSSSKANDSSVSSSKVSASSLPSTPRSEDDILSSSNLKSFTFHDLRTATRNFRPDSMLGEGGFGSVFKGWIDEITLAAAKPGTGLVIAVKKLKQEGFQGHREWLAEVNYLGHLSHPNLVKLLGYCLEDEQRLLAYEFMPRGSLENHLFRRSSYYQPLPWNIRMMIALGAAKGLAFLHSGKGKAKVIYRDFKTSNVLLDSNYNAKLSDFGLAKDGPIGDKSHVSTRIMGTYGYAAPEYLSTGHLTSRSDVYSFGVVLLELLTGRRAIDRNQPSGQHYLVEWAKPYLTSKSKRSTTNMMDPRLEGQYPATGAQKTAALALQCLSMEAKDRPTMDQVVTALEQLQDAKDG from the exons ATGGGaaattgcttgggcaccaaggtcAAGGCGGAGAGCCCCTCCCCCGCCGCCTTCTCTTCGG GTGGAGAATCTCAATACAGCAGCAGTAAGGCAAACGACTCGAGCGTTTCTAGCAGCAAGGTGTCTGCTTCATCTTTGCCTTCCACTCCGCGGAGCGAGGACGATATCTTGTCATCTTCGAACCTGAAGAGCTTCACCTTCCACGATCTGAGAACCGCTACCAGGAACTTCCGGCCGGACAGCATGCTGGGAGAAGGAGGTTTCGGTTCGGTCTTCAAGGGTTGGATTGATGAAATCACATTGGCAGCAGCCAAGCCCGGGACTGGACTAGTCATTGCTGTAAAGAAACTCAAACAGGAAGGGTTTCAGGGCCACAGGGAGTGGTTG GCGGAGGTTAATTACTTGGGCCATTTGTCTCACCCTAACCTCGTAAAGCTCCTCGGATACTGCCTGGAGGATGAACAAAGGCTTCTTGCGTATGAGTTCATGCCTCGGGGCAGCTTGGAGAATCATCTGTTCAGGA GGAGTTCATACTATCAGCCACTTCCGTGGAATATCCGCATGATGATTGCCCTTGGAGCTGCAAAAGGGCTTGCTTTTCTTCATAGTGGCAAGGGCAAGGCAAAGGTCATCTACCGCGATTTCAAAACCTCCAATGTGCTTCTCGATTCA AACTACAATGCGAAGCTTTCTGATTTCGGATTGGCGAAAGATGGCCCGATTGGGGACAAAAGCCATGTCTCTACAAGGATCATGGGAACATATGGATATGCTGCTCCGGAGTATCTCTCAACTG GTCATTTGACATCCAGGAGCGATGTTTATAGCTTTGgagttgttcttcttgaattGTTGACCGGCCGACGGGCCATTGACAGGAACCAACCGTCTGGACAACACTATTTGGTGGAGTGGGCAAAGCCTTATCTCACGAGCAAGAGCAAGCGAAGCACTACGAACATGATGGATCCCAGATTGGAAGGGCAGTACCCGGCGACTGGAGCCCAGAAGACAGCTGCTCTTGCACTACAGTGTCTATCCATGGAAGCAAAGGACAGGCCAACCATGGATCAAGTAGTGACTGCTTTAGAACAGCTTCAAGATGCTAAAGACGGGTAG